The genomic segment CGCCATAACGGCACCACATGCCGCTATCGCCGCAGACAGACAGCTTCGCCTCGCCATAGCGGCACAGCATGCCGCTATCACCGCAGCCAGACAGCTTCGCACCCCCATAGCGGCACCACATGCCGCTATCGCCTCAGCCAGACACTTTCGCACCGCCATAGCGGCACTGCATGCCGCTATCGCCGCAGCCACACACTTTCGCCTCGCCATAGCGGCACAGCATGCCGCTATCGCCGCAGCCAGACAGCTTCGCACCCCGATAGCGGCACCACATGCCGCTATCGCCGCAGCCAGACACTTTCGCCTTGCCATAGCGGCACGGCATGCCGCTAGCCTCGGGCTCTTCTTTGGTTACTCCAACACCTTACCGCTCTTTCCCGTCCCGATAGACCGAGGTCCCGCGCTGCGTCCGCGCCCAATCCGCCACGCGATGGGGATCGCCTTCCCACAGGCGCTGCCTTCCCCAGGAGTTGGCTTCCGGCGGTCCTTCGCACTCGACGCGGATGACCGGGAACAGGCGGGACGGCGCCTCCCGCGGCAGTCCGTCGATGATCAGCTCGTCGCCTTGCTGGGTGAAGCCGAGCGTCTGGCCGGTCGTCAGCAGCGTGACTCCCTTGACGCGGGTCGCCAGGTCGGCGAGTCGAAGCGTCGGGCGCCCGTCCCAGAAGCGGATGATCAGGTACAGATTGTTGCCGCGCGTCGTCTGGCGTCCGCGCGTGATGAATTCCGTGATCGCGCCGCCGTCCGAGCCGTAGATCGCCTCGCCGTGAACGTCGAGCCAGCGGCCGATCGCTTCGGCGCGCTCGAGGAACTCCGGCGGGAACTGTCCGTCGGCCGTCGGTCCCACGTTGAGGAGCAGGTTGCCCCCGTGGGCGCCTCCCTTCTCTGCGCATTCGACCAGCATGTCGAGCAGATAGTCGGCCGGGCGCCAGCGCTCGCCGAATACGTGGCTCCACAGTCGCCACGTCGTGACCTGGCACGACTCCCACAGCCGCTTGCGGTCGACGACGATCAGATGCTCCGGCGTGCCGAAATCGCCGAGCGTATCCGAATCCCCCGCCCCGATGCCGCCGTCGGCGCGATATCCGTCGTGCTGCTCGGAGTAGCCCAGCCGGTTGTTGATCAGGATGTTAGGCTGAAGCTTCCGCATTTCCTCGACGAGCTCCACGCTGCCGAGGTCGTCCGCGTTGCGCGGCCATACGCCGTCGAAGAAGAAGTGGTCGATCTGCCCGTAGTTGGTGAGCAGCTCCTTCACCTGGTTGTGCAAGTATTCCTTCGTCTTGGCCCAGCCTTCGGGGTCCTTCTCCGGCCCGTCGAAGTAAGCCGGCAAGCGCCAGTCGATCCACGAATAGTACAGTCCGACACGAAGTCCCGCCTTGCGGAAAGCCTCGACGTACTCGCGGACGAAATCGCGCTTCGGCGCCTGCTTCGCGCTTGAGTAGTCGGTGTACGCGCTGTCCCACATGCAGTAGCCGTCGTGATGCCGGGTCGTGAAGCAGGCATATTTGAAGCCCGCCTTGCGCGCGGTGTCCGCCCACAGCTCCGGATCGAAGCGCTCCGGGTTCCAGGCGCTGGCCGCGTCCGCGTACTCTGCATGGTTCATATGCTCTCGGAACAGCACCTGCTCCCCTCTCCCGAATTGGGCGTAAGGTCCCCAGTGAATGAACAAGCCGTAACGGCTCTCGGTAAACCATTGCCACTTGTCGGGCACCGAAAAGGTTTGTGTCGGCGCTTGCGTCGTCATCGATTCCGCTTCCCTTCAGCGCGCGCGGAAGCAAGACGCCGGCACGGCGGCCTGCGGCTCTGCCGTTTCCCGCCGTGCCGGCGCCTCCCTATCGCCGCTATTCCATTTTTTTTAAAACCTTACTGCGCAGCCGCAGCCTTACGCGCCTCATAAGCCGTTTGATAAATCTCGAGGTAACGCTTCAGGTTCATGCCATCCAACGTCTTCAAATACTTGTCCCACTCGGCGTCGACGTCGGCATCGCCGATAATGAAGCGCGCCATCATCTCGCTCGTGTAGTCGTAGATCGTCTTGGACAGATCCGCGATCTCCTGGGATTGATCCACCGTCAGGTTCAGTGGAGGCAGCACCGACTTGACGTCGACGCGGTACGGCTCGTACTTGTCTTTCGTTTCTTTATAAAGGATCGACTCCAGCGGGTTGTCTTCGCTCGCGACCGCGCCGAGGCGAAGCGAGTTCGGACGGTAGGCGATGCCGCTCTGCGACCAGTGCTTGTTCTGCGTCACGCCAAAGGAGGACATATCCTTGTAGACGGCCGGTTGACCGTTCAGGCCGATCTCGCCATCCTTGGCCCAGCGCCAGTCGACTTCCGGCTCCCCGATCGTCGAGCGAAGCGTGATCTCGCGGTCGTACAGCGCGTCTGCGAAGCGGAACGCCGCTTCCGGATTTTTCGCTTCCTTGGTGATGACGAACTTGCCGGGAGCGACCTGGTACGGATCGTACTGGGTGAGCTGAACGCCGCCCGGTCCCTTCAGCGGAGGAACGGCGACATACTCCTTCCAGCGTCCGCTCGCGCCGTTCAGCTGTGTGATGACGCTCATATTCGGGCCGGAGGCGGCGCCGAGAATGACCGTGTTCGGATTTTCCCCGAGCTGAACGAGCTGCGCCGGGTCGCGCGTCAGCGCCTGCGGATCCATCAAGCCCTCCGCGTACAGCTTGTGCAGGTACTTCATGCCGTCCTTCCAGCCGTCCTTGGTGAACGGAACGTCGACCTTGTCCTGATCGTTTACGTAGAGGCGGGTGTATGGCGCATAAGTAAAGGAATTCATCAGGAAATTCTCGACGCTCGTCGTGAGCGTAGCGCCCTGGGATTGGGCAGGCGCGCCGGAGAACGGAATTTCGTCAGCTTTGCCGTTGCCGTTCGGATCCTGCTCCTTGAACGCCTTGAGGACGTTATAGAACTCATCCGTCGTCGTCGGCATCTTCAGGCCGAGCTTGTCGAGCCACGGTTGATAAATCCACATCTTCTGGCGCATCGAACAGTGATAGCATTCGTTAGGCGCAGGCAGCGCGTAGATGTTGCCGTCCGCGGACGTGATCGTCGGCTTGACGAGCGGGCTTTCCTCGAACATCTTCTTCGTGTTGACGCCGTATTTCTCGATGTAATCGTTCAGCGGAAGCAGCACGCCTTGCTGTCCGTACAGCGCTTGCTGCTCCGGCGTGACGTCCATCATCATGACGACGTCGGGCAGGTCGCCGCTGGCCAGGGCGAGGTTGAGCTTTTCAGCGACCATGCTGCTCGGCACGATCTCCCATTCCACGTGGATGTTGGTGAGATCCTCGAAGTACTTCGTGAATTCGTTCGTGTTAAAATCCTCTACGGCAGGGTTGGCCCCCGTCATCACCTTCAAGGTGATCTTATCCTTCACGATCGGGAATTCCCCGGCCGGCGCGACCGCCGCTTCCGTACCCGTGGAGGCTCCGCCGGAGGCGTTCGTGTCGGCGTTGTTGCCGCTGCAGGCTGCCAGAATCGTGACCAACATTACAATCGCAAGCGTCATCGAGACCATCTGTTTGATTTTCATCGTATCTATCCCCTTCTTTATCCTTTTAATGAACCGATCATGACGCCCTTGACCAGATACTTTTGCACAAAAGGGTAAACCACGAGCAGTGGTACGGTAGAGATGACGATCAGCGAATACTTAAGCAGCGTCTTCAGCGCTTCGCGCCTCGCGGCGTCCATCGGGTCTCCGGACAGCATCGCGACGTCGACGTCGTTTTTGACCAGAATATCCTTTAAAACGAGCTGCAGGGGATACATGTGCTGGGACTTCAGGTAGATCATCGCGTTAAAATACTGGTTCCAGTTCGCAGCCGCGTAATAGAGCGTGATGACGGCCAGGATCGGACCGGACAGCCGGATGACGATTTTCCACACGAACTGAAAGTCGTTGCAGCCGTCCAGCTGCGCCGCTTCCAGCAGCTCGTCGGGAATCGACATCTGGAAGTAGGTGCGCGCGATGATGACGTTCCAGACGGTCAGCGCGGTCGGGATGATCATCGACCAGACCGTGTCCAGCATGTGCAATTCGCGAACGAGCAGGTAGTTCGGGATCAGTCCGCCGGTGAACATCGTGGTGAACATGAACAGGAACATGAACACGTTTTTCCCATAGAAGTCCTTGCGCGATAACGGATAAGCTGCCAGCACCGTCATTGCGACATTGACCGCCGTCCCCGCCACCGTGTAGATGACCGAGTTTTTAAACCCGGTCCATACCATCTTGTAATCGAGCACCGCCGTATAGCCTTCGAGGCTCGGACGCACCGGCCACAGCCACACTTCGCCCGATACGACCGCCTGCGAATCGCTGAAGGAAGCGCTGACGATGTAGATGATCGGATAGAGCACGCTTATGAAAAGCACGGTGATGAACAACGCGTTAACAATCGTGAAGAGCTTGTCCGTGAACGACTCGTTGCGAAACCGGATATCCATGCGCACCCTCCTTTACCATAAGCTCGCCTGCTTCGTCTTCTGCGCAAGCTTGTTTACTGCCAGCAGCAACGCCAGATTGATGACGGATTTAAACAATCCGATGGCGGTGGAGTAGGAGTAATTCGCGACCTGCGCGGTCAGGCCGACCTTGTACACATACGTGTCGATGATTTCGGATGCCTTCAGGTTGATCGGATTTTGCAGCAGCAGCACCTTTTCGAAACCGACGTCCAGAATGTGTCCGGTATTGAGGATGAGCAGAATAATCGCCATCGGCATGATGCCGGGCAGATCGATGTGCCACATGCGCCTGAACTTGCTCGCTCCGTCTACGACCGCCGCTTCGTGCAGCGCCGGATCGATGGCGGCCAGCGCCGCGATAAAGATGATGCAGTTGAACCCGGCATGCTGCCACACGTCCGACCAGACATAGATGGAAGAGAACATCGAGATCTCGCCCATGAAGTTGATCGGCGCGATGCCGAAGACGTCGAGCAGCTTGTTCACGATCCCGATTCGCGGGTCGAGCAGCTCCTTGACGATGCCGACGATGACGACGATCGAGATAAAGTGCGGCGCGTACGTCACCATCTGGACGACCTTGCGGTACGACCTGCTTCTTAGATAGTTGAGGCCCAGCGCCAGCAGGATCGGAAATGGGAATCCCGCGAGCAGGTTGTAGAAGCTGAGCAGCAGCGTGTTGCCCAGAATCCGGGTGAAATCGTACGAATGAATGAACCGCGAGAAGTGATCGAGTCCGACCCAGGCGCTCCCCCAGATTCCCTTGGTGACAATAAAGTTCTTGAACGCGATCTGGGCGCCGTACATCGGCACGTACTTGAAGATGATCAGGTACGCGAAGGGCAGCGCCATCAGCACGTACAACTGCCACCCGCGGATCATCTTTTTGGAGACGGCTGACTTGCGGGGCGCGACGCTCTCTCTGCTTGCTAGACGCTTGATATCGGGTACGCTCACTTCCTCTCACCTCCCTTGCCTAAACGTTTAGAGTCCGTAGCCCCCGATCGGGGTCTGCCGGGTACGACCGTGTCTCGGATCGTCCGGGCTGCTCTGCGGCTTAGGGCAAGCTTAGGCGCTGGGGGCCGGGCTAGTAAATTGCGTTGTCCTCCGATGATAGCCATTCGTTCAGATTTGGGGATTGATGTTTGCGTTTTCAGTGTGCATTTGATCAGAAATCGCACTGAAATTCCCTTTTTTAGTGTGTAAATGAGTGGAAATAGGCGGTCGCTTCAGAACAAACACCCTCGTCAGCGAAGCTGCGTCACCTGTCTACTTGGCTCCGTGAGGCCGCTAAAAAAGTTCCTTGATGAGTGAAAGGTACAGCGCCCGCGAGACCTCGGGGCACTGTACCTTTTTTGCAAGACCTTTTAGGAACACGCAAGTGCGGATTGATGCCGCGCTGCTCTGTCTAGAAAACATTCGCCGAAATGTGCTTCCTGGGCTTTAACCTTCGCCGCCATCATTGCGATGCCGAGCCCGAGACGTCCAAGCCTCAACACGCATGGTCCCTCTAAGCTCACTTCTTGCGCTTACAGCTCCCAAGCTAAAGTTCTTCCGCGCCTCACGCAAGCTTCGCGGCCAGGGGAACCCTCGTCTGTGCTGTTGTCACGCCTCGCTCATCGCTCCCGCGTGACCGGTAGCGGACGAATATGTCGTTTCGTTGCGGGCCAGCTCGCGGAATACGGTCGCGCTCAGCCCCGTTCCCCGCTTGAACGCCCGGCAGAACGTGCTGGACGAATGGTAGCCCACCTGCTCCGCGATCTCGCGAATCGTCAGAGACGTCGAGGCCAGCTTGCTCTTGGCCTCGTCCATGCGCATATTTTCCAGATACTCGGAGAAGTTGATGCCCGTCTGTTCCTTGAAAAACTGGGACATGTAACCCTTGGACACGTTCATGTTATCGGCAACGGCATCGAGCGTCAGGTTCGCGTCGCCGTAATGCTGCTGCAGGAAAGCCAGCATGTCGTCGAGCAGCCTGTGATTGCGGCTCTTCTTGCGCCGATCGAGATCGCGGGCGGTTGTCAGGAACATCTCGGAGGCGCTGCGGTAGGACAGCTTGGGATTATCGACGGCGCTCGGATGCTGCAGAAGCTGCTGGATATCGATGGCGTTGTCCAGCGCCAGCTGCTCCTGAAGCTTGGCCAGGCAGCTCACGATCTCATAATAGAACAGCTGCTGAAGCGCGAGAGGCAGATGCCTGTCGCTGAAGTTTTCCTTGTACAGCTGGCGGAGCACGGCCTCGACTTCCTCGGGCTCGCCCGCTTTGGCATAATTGATCAAGCGGTTCTCCAGCTCCTGCGGGAAGAAGAAGCGGGCGTTCGTATGCGGAAGATCGGCAAACCAGACGGTCTCGTTCTTGCCTTCGTAGCTGATCGAGGACAAGCACTGCCTGGCCTCCTCA from the Cohnella hashimotonis genome contains:
- a CDS encoding alpha-L-fucosidase — its product is MTTQAPTQTFSVPDKWQWFTESRYGLFIHWGPYAQFGRGEQVLFREHMNHAEYADAASAWNPERFDPELWADTARKAGFKYACFTTRHHDGYCMWDSAYTDYSSAKQAPKRDFVREYVEAFRKAGLRVGLYYSWIDWRLPAYFDGPEKDPEGWAKTKEYLHNQVKELLTNYGQIDHFFFDGVWPRNADDLGSVELVEEMRKLQPNILINNRLGYSEQHDGYRADGGIGAGDSDTLGDFGTPEHLIVVDRKRLWESCQVTTWRLWSHVFGERWRPADYLLDMLVECAEKGGAHGGNLLLNVGPTADGQFPPEFLERAEAIGRWLDVHGEAIYGSDGGAITEFITRGRQTTRGNNLYLIIRFWDGRPTLRLADLATRVKGVTLLTTGQTLGFTQQGDELIIDGLPREAPSRLFPVIRVECEGPPEANSWGRQRLWEGDPHRVADWARTQRGTSVYRDGKER
- a CDS encoding ABC transporter substrate-binding protein; its protein translation is MKIKQMVSMTLAIVMLVTILAACSGNNADTNASGGASTGTEAAVAPAGEFPIVKDKITLKVMTGANPAVEDFNTNEFTKYFEDLTNIHVEWEIVPSSMVAEKLNLALASGDLPDVVMMMDVTPEQQALYGQQGVLLPLNDYIEKYGVNTKKMFEESPLVKPTITSADGNIYALPAPNECYHCSMRQKMWIYQPWLDKLGLKMPTTTDEFYNVLKAFKEQDPNGNGKADEIPFSGAPAQSQGATLTTSVENFLMNSFTYAPYTRLYVNDQDKVDVPFTKDGWKDGMKYLHKLYAEGLMDPQALTRDPAQLVQLGENPNTVILGAASGPNMSVITQLNGASGRWKEYVAVPPLKGPGGVQLTQYDPYQVAPGKFVITKEAKNPEAAFRFADALYDREITLRSTIGEPEVDWRWAKDGEIGLNGQPAVYKDMSSFGVTQNKHWSQSGIAYRPNSLRLGAVASEDNPLESILYKETKDKYEPYRVDVKSVLPPLNLTVDQSQEIADLSKTIYDYTSEMMARFIIGDADVDAEWDKYLKTLDGMNLKRYLEIYQTAYEARKAAAAQ
- a CDS encoding carbohydrate ABC transporter permease, with product MDIRFRNESFTDKLFTIVNALFITVLFISVLYPIIYIVSASFSDSQAVVSGEVWLWPVRPSLEGYTAVLDYKMVWTGFKNSVIYTVAGTAVNVAMTVLAAYPLSRKDFYGKNVFMFLFMFTTMFTGGLIPNYLLVRELHMLDTVWSMIIPTALTVWNVIIARTYFQMSIPDELLEAAQLDGCNDFQFVWKIVIRLSGPILAVITLYYAAANWNQYFNAMIYLKSQHMYPLQLVLKDILVKNDVDVAMLSGDPMDAARREALKTLLKYSLIVISTVPLLVVYPFVQKYLVKGVMIGSLKG
- a CDS encoding ABC transporter permease, which gives rise to MIRGWQLYVLMALPFAYLIIFKYVPMYGAQIAFKNFIVTKGIWGSAWVGLDHFSRFIHSYDFTRILGNTLLLSFYNLLAGFPFPILLALGLNYLRSRSYRKVVQMVTYAPHFISIVVIVGIVKELLDPRIGIVNKLLDVFGIAPINFMGEISMFSSIYVWSDVWQHAGFNCIIFIAALAAIDPALHEAAVVDGASKFRRMWHIDLPGIMPMAIILLILNTGHILDVGFEKVLLLQNPINLKASEIIDTYVYKVGLTAQVANYSYSTAIGLFKSVINLALLLAVNKLAQKTKQASLW